Genomic segment of Saccopteryx bilineata isolate mSacBil1 chromosome 9, mSacBil1_pri_phased_curated, whole genome shotgun sequence:
ATAATTTGTGTCATATTTACTGCTACCAAATAACTCACTCATGTGATTCCTCCCTCCtaagaaataacatccaaaggGTCCTAAGATGCAGaagtattgaaagaaaaaagccaGCAGCTCACTCTCTGGGCCCGTTCTGCGATGGTGAAGTTGACGTAACTGAGCGGCTGGCTGGCGGGGTCCGGGCTGGTCAGTGCATACATGGAGAACCGCGGGAGCTGTCTCGTCAGCTCAAACACGTGGAACTGGGTGCTGTGGCCGGCCAGGGGAACACAAGAGAACTGTTCTGTATTGAATGGTATTTCAAAGCGCAAGGCCCAGAAAACAAGGTCACGACTGAGTCACCAGGTTGACATTTCAGGGTTTCACAGATGGAAAATATCCCCCCAAACTTGAAGGTTAAAATACTACAGTAACGGGGTTTGGGATTTGGAGATAACTGAATCTACATGTATGTACACGTGCACCAAGAGCTTAAAACACCCTTTAAAAACGTGTGAAAAGGCTTTTGTCTTGCACAGATCCAGTGGACTTCCTCCACTAGCTGAGGTTATGTATAACTCTAATATAAAGAAGTATCCCAACCCTTATACTCTTAGTGGTCAAAACCAGAAGTTCACAAATCATCAATTAAGCATACTTTTTTGAACTTCTGTGATCACAACATCATCAGACTTAAACCAGAAAATACCCATCATAAACGCGAATAccctttttgtattttgaaagaTTTCAAATTAGGGAAATAAGGTCCTGGGAAAATTCGCTTGGGTGGACAGAACCATTCGATGGCTTCTGTGGCCCCAACAGCCTTCCTGGCATAACGGGGAAATCTACACATCTCGCCCTTTCCTACACGCTGTCTGGAAATGACCGTGACTTCCAGGGGCTCACCTGCTCCTGTAACCCACGAAGGTTTTCAAGTGCAGATCCACAGGGACGTCTTTGGGAGGCGTGAGTGGGATGCGGAGGGAGCTGGAAAGGCTGTGAGTGCTGGGGTGTACCACGTGGCTCTCCCCCAGAAAAATCCCCTCTGCAAAAATCAGCACCGCGCGGATGATGGTGTCTGCAGGGAGCAGAGAAAACGGCGGGTTCAGGAGGCACGCTCAGGCGGCACAGGCGCCCGCCCACACCAGCAGTCAAGAGCTTCTTACCGTTGGAAGTAGACACGCACAGTTCGACGTGAGCGGCCTGAGTCTCGTTCCCCAGGCTAACCGAGAGGGCGGTGTGGAGCTTGGTGTTGGCTGGGATGATGCCCCCCTGCCCGTCGGCCTCATTCAGTGGGCTGCTCTGTTCGGCCTGCAAAACATCCCACCCGCGTCCCAGTCAGTCACCCAACTGAACTGATGTCACTTTTAAATACTATGGTTTTCCTGCTTCAACAGGCACACTcttctcttattattttattttaacctcaCTTTTCAGAATTCAGAGCCTTGCTCTGCCCAGCCGTTTCTCAAGTGAAAATACCCTTGGCCCTCTCTGGATTTAAGGTCCACTGTGCCCCGTCATGCCTTTCACATCTTTTgtgttgttcttttaaaataagaaaattcattTAGCACAGCAATTCAGAAACAGTCCTGCACGGCAGGACCACGTAAAACCCTGCTCGCCGGGCATCCTGCAGCCCGTCGATCGAGTATCAACACACAGACCAGTCACTCTGGTTGTCCCTTTTTATGTTActgatttttgaaaagataaaagataCTCCATACATATTACTCCTCCTCCCTTTCACAGACCACCACTCACAGCCCTCCGTATCTGCCCAAGTATGTGTAGCTCCTTCACAGCTGCCTCACGTTCCCCAGCGTGTGCTCCTTGCTGCCAGTCAACAGCTAAGCTGCCCCCAGCTGTCCTCTGCTGCAGTGCAGCTGTGGGAATGTCTCGGACCTCTGGTGCGAACACCGCAATAGCTCAGCCTCCTGCGCGTGGAAGTGCCCGATGGAAGGACACCTGCCCGATCCATTCTGACCCAGCCTGCATTTCTGCCGGTCGGGAGGCGGGAGCCGCAGCACAGCAGACACACCAAGGAGACACCTTTCTCCTTCCACACGCGCCAGACCCCCACCGCTCCGATTCCGGGTCCCGCTGAACCGGGACCCACCTTGGCGTTTTCCTCATAGTTACGGAGTTCCAGCAACAGGTTCTGTTTCTTCTGACTCAGCTCTCGGATCATGTCCTGCTCGACGCTGTTGTCCATGAAGTTCCCCCGCGTCTCAGCCGCGCCTGGCAGGTAGCCCCGGACTGAACGGAAGGAAGACACGCTCACCACACCAAGAAATGTCCCAAGTCTAGCCAGGTCTACTTGAAGGTCATCAATCACCTGGTCTTATACGCCGAACACCTACGTTCACATTTCCCCAACTCATGTGGACTTATCAGAACGAGAGGATATCAAAACAAACACCTCAAGGGGAATTTCCTGGTATTCTGACCCAACCAAGCTGAAACTCAGACTTCTCCGGGATTCTCCCCTCTCAACTCACTCTCCCCGTCCACGGAGCAGCAGATTAACTGCATGTGGCCATCCATCCGGTAATCGCCCTCCACCACACCGGCGATCGCCGAAGAAAAGTTGTCTTTAAAGATGACCTCCCCAGTTCGGTCACTGCGAGCAtcgacctaaaaataaaataaggatttgAAAAGTCGATCCCTTTAGTTttgaaaaccccccaaaatgtaaTGGTCATTGCGTTTAGCGGATTCCAAGGGCACTCCATGGAGCCCTGTGGCTTCTAAGGAGGCACCTATGACTGCTGGGGACTCCGCAAGGGGACCCCAGACAGCCTTAACCAGCTGTGCTTTCTTCTTTCTAAGTCAATTACTTTACATATTGGCCTTGCCATCCCATTGCATTTGGATAAACGAGTTGACAGAGAGGCAGGACATATAATGCAGAGAGTGAAGGTCCAGACTGCCGGGTTCTGGTTCCAGCTTTGCCCTATGGGGTCTTGGGCAAGTTTATGAACCCTCCTGTGCTTGGACTTCTCATCTGGGACCCATGACAATAATGGCACCTCCACCTCCCAGCGTGGGAACGAAGCCTAAAGGAGCTAACACACAGAAGGCACTTAATACAGGACCTGGCACGTTAGAGGTTTATAAGAAATGGGTCCCTCCAAAATGTGGTCCATTTTATGGATTTtcaaggctttttattttttctcatttattgactatactggggtgacactggctagtAAAACTATAGAGGTTTCAGGGTACACTTCCATAATACATCCTAGATATACTGCtgtgtgtgttccccacccccagtcaggtctccatccatcactgtttaccccctttccctcttccccctcccccacccccttccctctggtcaccaccacactgctgtctgtatctatgagttttgtGCTTAATCCATTCACCTTTGGATTTTCAAGTTTCTTAACATGCAACTACACCGTCttcccttataatttttttttttttttgtatttttctgaagctgtaaacaggaagacagtcagacagactcccgcatgcgcccgaccgggatccacccggcatgcccaccaggggcaaggctctgcccaccagggggcgatgctctgcccctccggggcgtcgctctgccgcgaccagagccactctagcgcctggggcagaggccaaggagccatccccagcgcccgggccatctttgctccaatggagcctcggctgcgggaggggaagagagagacagagaggaaggagggggggtgaaaaagcaaatgggcgcttctcctatgtgccctggccaggaatcgaacccaggtcccccgcacgccaggccgacgctctaccgctgagccaaccagccagggcttcccttATAATTTTTAACACCCATACCAGAGACAAAACCAAGTGGAGAAGAAGGAACCAACATAACAGCAAAGTCGCAAGGCCCTGGCCGAAAGCAAAGCAAACTCAGAGAAGAACGACAGGAGTGCGCCGCTCTGCAGGCCGTCAGCCCTGACAGACAGGACAGGGCAAACGGTATCCGGGGACACCTGGCAGCCACAGGGCCGTTTCTAACAAAACGATCCTGACTCACCAAAAGACTGTCGACAACTCTGATCTGaagtaaaagaaggaaagaaagcaaaaaacttGATTTTGAAGTTACAGCTGGGGAAACATTATCCCCATTAATTTTAGGTTTTCAGTTAGTTTTAAGATTTATTAGAAAAGAGCTGTACAAACAGTTCTTTATTAGCTTATTAAAATTCCTTGTTTTATTGGTCTATGCCAAAGGTCAACCTGCACGGATCCTCATTCCTTCAAGAGGTTTAGAAAGAATCTTCTAGAGATTATCACCTAAGTAGGGacataggcctggcctgtggtggcgcagtgggtaaagcaccgacctggaacgctgaggttgctggtttgaaaccctgggcttgcccggtcaaggcacgtacaacaaGGAAGCAGTGAACAGCTAGAATGAAGCAACTACTtgtcaccccccttctctctgtaaaatcaataaataaaatctttaaaaataaataaataaataaataaataaataaatagggacaTAGGCCAAAAGAACACTCATTACTCAGTAATGTTGATAACTACAGCAGGAAGAAAAACCGTGGGAAGATTATAAAGTTGAATTTGGAATTCCAGCCAAGGAATGCAAGTTTGTATCCTCATGTTACTGTTCTGAATCATACAGCCAACACGTCTCAGACAATCAGTACTTGGAATTGGCACCTAAACGCTGCTATCCGACTTACCTTCCCATTGGACCAACCAGTTATCAGTTCACACACGCCATCCGAGTTCAGGTCAAAAGCATGAATGCTCATGGCATGATTTTTGGACTGAAAAGGAATTCAAAGAATTAGAAGTCTCTCAATATGTATAAAATCCCTGTATGTCAGAGGTTGACTCATACTAACTTTAACTCTCCAGTATCGAGCTGCTTTGTCATAAACTCCAACTGTGCCGTTGGAAAGGGCGTAGCCAAATCGGCTGCCGTACATGGGGCAAAGATTGGTgattacctgcaaaaaaataacacaaatatacACCAGTGTTTCACTAAGGCTCAATTTAATGCAAAGTACAGCTTTATAAAGCTGCATGCCTCGCTACAGTGTTAAAATTAGACTTGAGTGCACTTTCAATCCATTAGTGGGTAAGGTATTCCTCCTCTCTATGACCCGTCTCATCTATTGCAGAGGTTGGATAATGAAACTGAGTAAACTCACAAGGTTTGCTGTTTTAGATCAAGCTTACATGGCAAGCTGCaacaaattacaaaaagaaatacagtaaaaTTGAGGGATAGATAAAGGAGGAAATAAGATGAGTACACGAGATAGAAACAGAATGTTTTAATGATTATTCCGATTACCTTAACTTATAATATCCCACcgtctaaattttataaagacttaCAAAATCCACAATTGAATATCTTTATGTGGACACTTTTTGTCCTATGGCATAATTTGTTTGCGAAGATGGAagacattttttagaaaaaaatacataatcctTGGAGAAGTGAAAACCCAAGCACACGCCTCTGTGTATATATGTGACATTATACATGTTATGATACATGATGCACACGTTATATAAGAAATAGTTATAAGACTGTTTGGGGATTTAACATCTCAAAAGGATAAATTTTTAGGTACtaaataaaattaccttttaaaGTTAAAACCAAAGCTTAATAACATCTATGATCCTGCAGACCTACTTTCTCATTCTGACCCTAAGACAAGAGGTATTGAGAAATAAATTGTATAAAGCAGGGAATAGTTATGTAATCTCCTCCACGCCTCCAGCTTTTCTATAAAACCACCCGCGTCCCTTCACTCTGAATATAAAGTGCTGTGTAGGTTTCAGAATCATTTGCTCAGGGCATTCTCTGGCAATACCTGTGGCACTGCGGAACGGCTGGATGAATGAATTACCATTTTGCTGATCTGGGAAAAGACTTTTGAGCTAGGGGCAAAATCAAACTGAGAGGACAAGGAAAAATTACCCTGAAATGaacaattttataaaatccacACTTGTCTAAGTTTAGGCTCCAGATTCCCCAGGTCCATGGTCCTTCCTTAGTtcactagtttctttcttttgtggaCTAGAGGATCAATAGTCACCTCAAAACCCTAGTTCCATTTCAGGTTCTCCTGGCCTCTCCCAGGATATAGGTGTTTCGAAGAATGCGCTCTCCTCCCATCTATAGTATTGAGAATAAAAAGAAGCCCAGCAAAGCCTGAACGATGCCCACCGAACGGGAAAGAGTTACTACAAATTCAAATGACAGGAAAGGCAATGACAATGCCAGGCACAGCACCTACAGGACAGGGATTCTCCAGTTGGttctccttgggggggggggcaggtgggaaAGTGGCAAAGTCCTTTAAGAACCTAATGGAAGCTAAGGGCCCTGACTCCAGAGCACAAACACACGTGCGCGcacgcgcacgcgcgcacacacacacacacaccaaacagaGCCCCCTGCGCAGACACACGTCTTCAGACTGCTGCTCAGCTCTCATCTCTCGCCTTCATTCTTCTCTGTCCACAACTATTGCTTTGCAATCATAGTAACCGCAAGTATATAAGAAGTATAGTAGGACTAAGCAAAAATCTGTGGCTCTTGCTAGAGGATAACGATCAATTAGCTAAAATCACTGCTAGCATTTTGAATATCAAGATGCAAGTTTTGCTTGTTCGCCTCCTCTGCAGTTAGGGGATGAAGCTTGCCTCACCTACGTCTCTTCTGTAAGTGGCGAGAGGTTAGGACAAGTGGTCAAGTGCGGTGTTGAGACCGGACGCCCAAACACCACCCGGCTCCAGTCTGCAGAATCCCGCCATTCTGCCCCCTCAGACTCCCTCCCTTGCTTTTCGCTGTCCATTTACAACGTGCACTAGCTACTGCTCCTTcatcctcttctcctccctttacTCAGAACACCCCAATTCTTTTTTCTGTCTCCATCTTGCTCAGTCCTAGCGCACCAGCAGCGTATATCCTAACAACGTCAAAACTACAAAGGATGCCTGACCTgtcggcgcagtggataaaaagtcgacctggaacgctgaggtcactggttcaaaaccctaggcttgccctgtcaaggcacatatgaaaagcaacaaccagttgatgcttcccactcctcccccaccacttttctctctctcttctttctctaaaatcaataatttttttaaaaaaactacaaagaataaGGACGGTCTTAGGCGATGctttaaaaattgaagtttaaACTCTTTAAGAAACACATCGGGTTCAATTACATGAAGTAATTCTGATCACAAAGAAGTTAGCCAAGTTCTTTCTCTAATATCAAATTTTTAAGCTTCTGTACAGAAATGTGCCTAAGAAATACTTAAATTGAATGAAGAGAAAAAGTATAACCCATTTAACAGACATGAAAAGGACAAGACACAAGGGTTCAAATCCTGATCAAGCTGGTTAAAAGTCATGGTCTTGTGTGTGTAATTTAACAAAGAAACTTAACATcagtttcatttgtaaaatgggaataatggtaTTTCCTTCCTAATAGGGTTCTTGTAGCATTAAATGAGCTGGCTCACATCAAGTACTTAGAACAGTACACGGCATATATAAAGTGCACAATAAATAGTTGTCATTACGTTGATGATGTATTAACTCATTAAAAGAAATCCCTCTCTGCTCAATAATTTTCCTCTATTTAATCAGTCTTTTCAAAATACCTCTTATACAAGATTTTTAGATGCTTCTTTCTTTGCAATGTACAACTCTGTTTGAGCCCCACGGTTTCTACCTTAAAACTGCCTGGGTTGTGAGCAGACGTCCCAGCACTCTCATTTGATGTTACAGTTGACTGTGCTGCttacctctgtctctgtcatttcTGTCACAATCATATCTTCTTTGAAAACTCGGATATCAAAATCCTCAGATCCAAcaagaagcttttaaaaaaaatcatgcgtATTTAGTTCAGCAAATGAACACAGAAACATttccataaataaaacaaaaaatggcaTATTTTGTAGGTTGCTACTGCTACCCAAGACTTCCAATCTCCCAGCAATCCAATGCTCAGGAAGGTTCCCTCTAATGCAGAGGTCAAAACAAATTCATCCAGGAGGGAAACAGTGGCTCTAGAGGGTGTCTCCTGGCATGTGGGCCGCCCGTCCTGCTGGGGCGTGTTCTTCCAGCACGCACCTGACAACGCTCTGGGCTCGGCACCCTTCTGTCTGCAGATGGGAGCCCTGTTCCAAATGCCGGAGCTCGGTATCCGTGGACGAAGGCGGGGGGTAAGTCACTGCCCAACGCAACACTTCTCTGGCTGCTCGAGAAGCTAATGTCTAAGTAACCCTGAGAATCATTTCAAAGGCTAAGAGCCAATCTCTAAAACCGCTAAATTCCTGAAGGAGTTGGCCAAAATTTAAAACCATCTCCTGATACGGTTCAATAGCATCAGAAGCAAGTTATAAGATTGTGAGTATGACTGTAGTCCCGTCGTCTCTTGtgccctccctccctgtcccgtGTCTTTGAAATATCACGGCCTTGATCTTTGTATTAGACACAGAAAGTGAGTGATTGttcaaaagagaggagaaagacaaacGAGGCCAGTGAGCACATTATTTAAGGCAACAGAGCGCCAACAGCAAACAGGAGAAATGAACGCGCCTCTCAACCACCAGTGTCACCGTCGTGGGAAAATTTATTCAGCTGAACACAAAGAGACATTATCTCCTCCCCCACATACCTCATTTTTCCCATCACTGTCAAAGTCACACAAGGCCAGGGAATGAACGTTATCTCCAGTAACCTGAAAATAAAACCCAGTATCAGGAATATGCCCTCTTTTTTTCACTTCATTTGACTGTAACAGCCACATGAAAGAGGGGATTACACAAACCACCAACAGGTGTTCTTCAAATTTTGCATATCCTTTTATAAGTTACAGAACTACAAACACGGTTCCATTTTGTTCTCTCTTATTCATTACAGTcaatggtaaaaaaaacaaaaaaaaacccaaaaaccgtAAAgaacattaaaaggaaaaatgtttaagAGTACTAAAGAGAGTGTTTTGTTCTTCATACCGTCCAAAAGAGATCATTTCCTTCGTGATCAAAACCCTGCAGAGCACAATTTCCACCGATAATCGCAAGAGGAGAGGAAATGTCTCCCAATGTCCCCAACACAATTGCATTGGCCCCTTCTGCCacctaagaagaaaaaagatataaaatctcAGATAACAAGGCTGGGCAGGCACACTGGAGGTAATATATGTCCTTATTTGGATACTCGAAT
This window contains:
- the BBS2 gene encoding Bardet-Biedl syndrome 2 protein, encoding MLLPVFTLKLRHKICPRMVAVGRYDGTHPCLAAATQAGKVFIHNPHTKSQHFGAPRVFQSPLESDVSLLNINQAVSCLTAGVLNPELGYDALLVGTQTNLLAYNVYNNSDFFYREVAEGANAIVLGTLGDISSPLAIIGGNCALQGFDHEGNDLFWTVTGDNVHSLALCDFDSDGKNELLVGSEDFDIRVFKEDMIVTEMTETEVITNLCPMYGSRFGYALSNGTVGVYDKAARYWRVKSKNHAMSIHAFDLNSDGVCELITGWSNGKVDARSDRTGEVIFKDNFSSAIAGVVEGDYRMDGHMQLICCSVDGEIRGYLPGAAETRGNFMDNSVEQDMIRELSQKKQNLLLELRNYEENAKAEQSSPLNEADGQGGIIPANTKLHTALSVSLGNETQAAHVELCVSTSNDTIIRAVLIFAEGIFLGESHVVHPSTHSLSSSLRIPLTPPKDVPVDLHLKTFVGYRSSTQFHVFELTRQLPRFSMYALTSPDPASQPLSYVNFTIAERAQRVVIWLSQNFLLPEDTDIQNAPFQVCFTSLRNSSQLCIKIKLSGEITVNTDDIDLAGDIIQSMASFFAIEDLQVEADFPVYFEELRKVLFKVDEYHSVHQKLSADMADNSNLIRSVLVRAEDARLMRDMKTMKSRYMELYDLNKDLLNEYKIRCNNHTELLENLKAVNQAIQRAGRLRVGKPKNQVITACRDAIRNNNINTLFRIMRVGTASS